Proteins found in one Ischnura elegans chromosome 11, ioIscEleg1.1, whole genome shotgun sequence genomic segment:
- the LOC124168115 gene encoding COP9 signalosome complex subunit 9 yields the protein MKPTVVADEMFPEGAGPYMDLEEAGGSSGLLMDLAANEKAVHADFFNDFDDLYDDDDLS from the exons ATGAAGCCTACCGTTGTGGCAGATGAAATGTTTCCTGAAGGCGCTGGTCCGTACATGGACCTTGAAGAG GCTGGTGGGTCCAGTGGACTGCTTATGGATCTAGCTGCCAACGAGAAAGCTGTCCATGCCGATTTCTTTAATG attttgaCGACCTTTATGACGACGATGATTTATCGTAA